A window of Pyrus communis chromosome 3, drPyrComm1.1, whole genome shotgun sequence genomic DNA:
AATAGTTTGGTTGGGTTTGTATTGTACCATGTTGTCATTCCAGAGTTCTATATTGCTACCACTCAGGTCGATGTCAACTAAGTTTGGTTGATTAAAATCTTCTGGTCTGACCTGCACCTGCAGAGGAAAGTAAGACAAACTTAACCATCTTAACTCTTCGGGAAGATTTTTGCAGTCTCCAGTGATCTTTACGCCTTTTATATGGAGTAATCTCAGGTTCCACATATTTCTGAATGTTTCTGTATCGAAGCTAAGCTGGCCAGATTCTGGAGGATCTAAAGCGATTCCTTCGATTTCTTCCGTTCCCTgttagaaaggaaaagaaaataaagtaaGACAAGGGTTATTTGCTCAGACTTTAACCGGTGCAGAGCACCAGTACTGGATCCATGCCATAGAGCTAAGACAtcagttttgttttaaaaatctaaattaGTCATCTGTGTTACAGggataattttcaaataattcagTAAATAAGATCAGTATCTTTTTTCAAATGCATTTTGATTGAGGATGTACTTACATGTTTTTTCCTCAATACTTTTATTACATCTCGATGATTCCACAATCTACAACGACTTTCAAGCTTCTTAGGGGATTTAGCACGTACGATTTCTCTGCCCATGTCCCGAATCAAACGGTGCATCATCATCAGATTGCCATTTGGATCATCAGTTACAAGGCATCGCTGCTGGAGTACTTCAATACCTGTTGCTGGATCAAGGTAACACCCATTCAATATTGCCATGACATGGTCCTTGTCCATTCCAGTAAAGAAACAGGATATATCAAGGAATATATCCTCCCACTCGCCATCCTTAAGCCCGTCATAACTTATCTTAAGAATTTCGTGAATTTTCAGATTATGCTGTGATTCATTCCATTTCTCCAGTGCACTTGTCCATCTCTCTGTGTCTCTTTTACATAGGTAAGAACCTACGGCTTCAAGTGCAAATGGTAAACCCCCACAATAATCAACAGCTTCTCTTGAGACTTCGAGATATCCTTCATTAGGAGAACTCTTTCCAAAGGCACGCCAACTAAGGAGCTCAAGAGCTTCATCGTTATTCATTGCCGGCAGAGAACATACCTCATCCACCACTCCAGGTATCTGTAACAAATGTTTATCTCTTGTTGTTATAACAATTCTACTTCCTGGACCAAACGAGTCATGTTTTATAGCTAATGTATCTATCTGTGACACAGAGTCTATATCATCAACTATGACAAGAACGCTTTTGTTGCaaagttttctttttatctcCTCGGTCCCTTCATCGGCCATATGCACCTTTATGTGGCCCGGTCCCAAAACATCATACAGAAGTTTGTTTTGCGAATTAACCAGTTTCTTATCTTCTCTCACATTTTCAAGAAAACATGCACCATCAAACTCGTAGTAGTATTTGTTGAAAATAGCTTTTGCGATCGTGGACTTACCTAGTCCGCCCATCCCCCAAATTCCAATTATGCGAACACCCTCTGATCCTCCAACATTTAAATAATTACTGATTTTTTGCACGCGAGAATCTATTCCAACTTTATACTTGGCTACATGAAGGCGTGGTTTCTTCAGTTGTCTAGTGATCTGGCGAGCAACTTCCGTGATAAACTCTGCTTCATACCTGGAATTAAAATTCGTAATTAAGGAAAAGTAAGATTTACTATGAGACTGAAGGATTAAAATGTACCAATATATACCTTAGAGCAACTCCGGACAATAACTGCCCAGGCAATTGGGCACTGGGTAGTTACTCCATCCCGTAAATGGTTCGCCCagacaaataatattaaaaaattaataaaaacattttttgtCTCTTTCCTGATCCTTCTTTTCTGCCGTGGAGACCAAATCCTTCTGCAGCTTCTCCCTGCCCCGAATCACAGAGCCATGATCTCCATATAACCACCTTCACTCGACTTCCTTTCTGCCATTTTCAGTACCCTTTCAACACCAAGTAAAATCTTCGCCATCTTCTCTCGATCGTCCACTCAGAGTCCTCGTCCCTCAAACTTATCAAATCCATCCTTCAATCCAGCACCTACATGCTGAGCCGTTCTCCCAGACCGCAAATCCGACCCAAACATCCATGAAATTTCTGCAAACGACAGTTTGGCGGCCTGGGACGAGGGTAAATCAACGTTTGGAGACGATGACGTCATGCTGACGTTAGCAAGACATCACACCGACTGCCCAGTCGGGAGGTGTTGCGCCCACCTATATCCCGACTTGTTTGGGTTGGGGTGGAGAGAATTTTGTGGGTCTTGGGAAATACAATCACCCAATTACTTGGGCAATTTGGGAGGAGTGGACTTGCTCTTAATTCCGACGGGTACAGAATTTAATCAGAAAGTATAAGATTTGAATCTTATACACTAATATCTAGTGAGATAGATCAAGGGTTTATATATTAGAGTTTCTAAGCTTTGCAATGATTAAAGGAAATGAGCAAAGTTATTACCTGTCAGTCTCTGAAAAATCCTTGCCGTTCAAGTTTGCAGCTGCTTGGAGAGCATTGCTCCACTGCCGGACTTTTTCAACCTCAAACCTGTGTCGATGGTTCCGAAACGCGGTTGCAAAACTACCAGTCTGATGCCTGACATCTGAAGGAGCAACATCGAAGAAAATCGGAAAAACAAGTTGACCCAGTGTTCTTCTGCACTCCATGATCTCCACCAGCTCATCAAGACACCATCTGGACTCCGCATACCCCTTTGAGAACATGATGGCAGCAAGCCTGGACTCTTTGATTGCTTGATTCAGACTTTCTTTTATAACATCCCCACAAATCAATTTGTCCTTGTCCCGAAAGACATTGAACTTGTAGTCGTTTAATCTATGGTAGAGATGGTCCGTGATGCCCCTGCGTGTTTCGCCTCTAAAGCTCAAGAACACGTCGTACTTGCTCCCCTGGTTATCCATCTGTTGGCAAGTCACCGATTCTCTGATGTCTGATCGGAACTGCAAAATGGCAACATGGGCAGATGGATTTTTAATCCAACTGGCAAAGTCCACTACACCTCGTTTCTAAGTCCACAAAAGAAAATGCTGACCATACAAATGTaccttgttaaaaaaaaatatatatatcttcaAAGATTATTGCTAACCACATCCAGTTTTACCTCTAACCCATCCTATAATATCAGATTTATTTCAAAGTATTTACATTTTTTGAACGCATGTATagttttaataacttatttgaaaataaaaatccagGAATTACAGGCTGTGAATGCCAAGTTGTCATCTCAACCTGCAAATTGTCGCTGCCCTGAGGCTTGTTATCAATTTCTTAGTAACTTTTTCACTGTTCTCCTATATGATAAACCAGGTAATTGTTCCACTATTTGAACTTTGAATTTCTTAATAAATAGTAAAAATCAGGACTGAACTCTTATTTCAATGTAATCGTAGAATGTTGTAGCACAATtgattttttggttgaaaaaatgtatagaaggaaaaaaatgatacaaataCAAAGAATCCTCGCAAATGTCATTGTGCTCCTATCAATTTGCTCAAGTTTTTATTTCGAACTATGAAATATCATAGCTTTCACTAGAAGTATAATCCGCGCATTGTTGTGTGATTATAAAccatatgaaaaaaatatgtttcGAAGCTATAAGAGATTGTTACAAAAGATTAATGTTATTTAAACTGAAAGATGTTTGagtttttttaaagaatttttataTGAAAAGCAGAAATTAGGTGAATGAAGCTTTTGGAATTCTTTGAACCACTCTATGGATAGCatgatgacacaccccgactgaaatcagggcatgctgggcgtcacgtggaagtgacgtaaccatgtgcacagtgcggaagctaataaaataataataaaaatacgaataaataaaaagaagtagCTTTACACAacgtaagaacatacatgtgcaagcgtaagtgtgaaaaacaaagttcagagcttgaagacctaatgcagtccgggagaaataacactacaaaaacacacccaaaggtggtcctacattggtgataatctatcagatatgccggggaaatcctttgg
This region includes:
- the LOC137729087 gene encoding disease resistance protein RPV1-like translates to MDNQGSKYDVFLSFRGETRRGITDHLYHRLNDYKFNVFRDKDKLICGDVIKESLNQAIKESRLAAIMFSKGYAESRWCLDELVEIMECRRTLGQLVFPIFFDVAPSDVRHQTGSFATAFRNHRHRFEVEKVRQWSNALQAAANLNGKDFSETDRYEAEFITEVARQITRQLKKPRLHVAKYKVGIDSRVQKISNYLNVGGSEGVRIIGIWGMGGLGKSTIAKAIFNKYYYEFDGACFLENVREDKKLVNSQNKLLYDVLGPGHIKVHMADEGTEEIKRKLCNKSVLVIVDDIDSVSQIDTLAIKHDSFGPGSRIVITTRDKHLLQIPGVVDEVCSLPAMNNDEALELLSWRAFGKSSPNEGYLEVSREAVDYCGGLPFALEAVGSYLCKRDTERWTSALEKWNESQHNLKIHEILKISYDGLKDGEWEDIFLDISCFFTGMDKDHVMAILNGCYLDPATGIEVLQQRCLVTDDPNGNLMMMHRLIRDMGREIVRAKSPKKLESRCRLWNHRDVIKVLRKKHGTEEIEGIALDPPESGQLSFDTETFRNMWNLRLLHIKGVKITGDCKNLPEELRWLSLSYFPLQVQVRPEDFNQPNLVDIDLSGSNIELWNDNMSLEKLKFLNLGYCAQLKQSPDFSRIPNIEILILEACKSLSKIHHSVILLKNLKYFSVDHCKSLQEIPNLPTNLEILKANECIALEKMPDFSAMSRMKELHLNHSPKLTEIPGLCKSLDSMKRIRMEGCTNLTAAFKNEILQGMSANRNGVLFPPEIGVYLEQENLVNQFSSLTTR